One bacterium genomic window carries:
- a CDS encoding AraC family transcriptional regulator encodes MIFIFGIAISVFLFVLLLFKKNRIAADNVLLFWLLIIVVSQFLFYFDSVQLYENHLSFLIGINLITPFLHPPLLFLYVSALTGSLPQKKVFNILHFVPVVFFGIYLFVKFFSLPAEQKLYVMTNAGIGFEDLDRLRYIAIVVIGIIYVLGSLYRINIYQKKIRNAFSNIEKINLKWLQVITYGIGIIWITVILGTDIETNTAVAMFVLLIGFFGVRQTPVFTGVLLDKLSVQDQPDPIDPDNRELSKKYETSGLSQEKKLFLETALARKIDEEKLYLDPELSLDKLASLLNVHPNYLSQYINEVLQITFYDYINFKRIEEFKRSVQLQENKNLNLLGLSYDCGFNSKSSFNRNFKKFSGQTPSEYLSHLNKIPA; translated from the coding sequence ATGATATTTATATTTGGCATCGCCATCTCTGTTTTTCTTTTCGTATTGCTGTTATTCAAAAAAAATAGAATAGCGGCTGACAACGTGCTTTTGTTCTGGCTTTTGATTATTGTTGTCAGCCAATTTTTATTTTATTTTGATTCTGTCCAGCTTTATGAAAATCATCTTTCCTTTCTTATCGGCATTAACCTCATTACGCCTTTCCTTCACCCTCCGCTGCTTTTTCTCTACGTGTCAGCGCTGACCGGTTCTTTACCGCAAAAAAAGGTTTTTAATATTCTTCATTTTGTACCCGTAGTGTTTTTTGGAATTTATTTGTTTGTAAAATTTTTTAGCCTGCCGGCTGAACAAAAATTATATGTCATGACTAATGCGGGTATTGGTTTTGAAGATTTAGATCGTTTAAGGTATATCGCCATTGTAGTCATCGGAATTATCTATGTGTTAGGGTCACTATACCGTATTAATATTTATCAGAAGAAAATCAGAAACGCATTCTCTAATATCGAAAAAATAAATCTCAAATGGCTTCAAGTCATTACATACGGAATTGGGATTATTTGGATAACAGTGATCCTCGGAACGGATATAGAGACGAATACGGCAGTAGCGATGTTTGTACTGCTAATAGGGTTTTTTGGTGTTCGGCAAACGCCAGTTTTTACCGGGGTTTTATTGGATAAACTATCGGTTCAGGATCAACCGGATCCAATTGATCCAGATAACCGCGAATTATCAAAAAAATATGAAACGTCCGGTCTTTCCCAAGAAAAAAAGCTGTTTCTGGAAACGGCTTTGGCTAGAAAGATCGATGAAGAAAAACTTTATTTGGATCCCGAATTGTCTCTGGATAAACTGGCTTCTCTGCTAAACGTGCACCCGAATTATTTATCCCAATATATTAATGAAGTTCTGCAAATTACGTTTTATGATTATATCAATTTTAAGAGAATAGAAGAATTCAAACGTTCGGTGCAATTGCAAGAAAACAAAAACCTCAATTTGCTTGGTTTATCCTACGATTGTGGTTTTAATTCAAAATCCTCTTTTAATAGAAATTTTAAAAAATTTAGCGGTCAGACGCCTTCCGAATACCTCTCTCATTTAAATAAAATACCCGCCTAG
- a CDS encoding alpha/beta hydrolase, with protein sequence MDEAGLLVPLTVDEDPSLPSISVNGTQLHAESFGNPDDPILIVLHGGPGGDYRYLLNCAEFVNDGFFVVMYDQRGSGLSKRHDANIYTMQLFIDDLNAVINHYKKDSTQKVFLLGQSWGAMLATAYVNQHPETIGGLVLAEPGGFRWKETKDYIKRFMEIHLFDETSNDYVYLDQFITGDDHRVLDYKASLMAAADFADGNKTGVEGLEPYWRFGAITNKAAMDYAEKHGFDFTTNLNQYNTKVLFVYSELNKAYGKTHAEKVSSAYPNVQMEEIMGHGHEMTYFGWDKFYPLAKNYLNEVK encoded by the coding sequence ATGGATGAAGCTGGATTATTGGTCCCTTTAACGGTTGACGAAGATCCTTCTTTGCCATCTATCTCTGTGAATGGTACGCAGCTTCATGCGGAATCATTTGGGAATCCGGATGATCCGATACTGATAGTACTTCATGGCGGACCCGGCGGCGATTATCGCTACTTACTTAATTGCGCTGAGTTTGTCAACGACGGTTTTTTTGTAGTGATGTATGATCAGAGAGGCAGCGGATTGTCCAAACGGCACGATGCGAATATCTATACCATGCAACTTTTTATAGATGATTTGAACGCTGTCATCAATCACTACAAAAAGGATTCAACTCAGAAAGTTTTTCTTTTAGGACAATCCTGGGGCGCGATGTTGGCTACGGCGTATGTCAACCAACATCCGGAAACGATCGGTGGTCTTGTTCTGGCCGAGCCGGGCGGTTTTAGATGGAAAGAAACCAAAGATTATATCAAACGCTTTATGGAAATACATTTGTTTGATGAAACGAGTAATGATTATGTCTATTTGGATCAGTTCATTACCGGAGATGATCATCGTGTGCTTGATTATAAAGCCAGCCTGATGGCTGCCGCTGATTTTGCCGACGGAAATAAAACCGGCGTTGAAGGCCTTGAGCCGTATTGGCGATTTGGAGCAATCACCAACAAAGCGGCTATGGATTATGCGGAAAAACACGGATTTGATTTCACAACCAATCTTAATCAATACAACACAAAAGTGTTGTTCGTTTACAGCGAATTAAATAAGGCGTATGGAAAAACGCATGCAGAAAAGGTTTCCTCAGCTTATCCGAATGTACAGATGGAAGAAATCATGGGACATGGCCATGAAATGACCTACTTCGGCTGGGATAAATTTTATCCTTTGGCAAAAAACTATCTTAATGAAGTCAAATAA
- the purE gene encoding 5-(carboxyamino)imidazole ribonucleotide mutase translates to MSKPLVGVVMGSDSDWEVMQHAAEQLKSFGVSYETRVVSAHRTPDLLFEYAEKAHERGLVCIIAGAGGAAHLPGMLAAKTTIPVLGVPVPSKYLKGMDSLLSIVQMPKGVPVATFAVGEAGAANAGLFAVSIIASQDTVLAKKLSNFRNTQKEKVLNMKLPEIK, encoded by the coding sequence ATGAGCAAGCCATTAGTGGGTGTCGTCATGGGCAGCGACAGCGATTGGGAAGTGATGCAACACGCTGCCGAGCAATTGAAGTCATTTGGCGTTTCGTATGAAACTCGGGTTGTATCGGCTCATCGGACTCCCGATTTGTTATTTGAATATGCAGAAAAAGCACACGAGCGGGGATTGGTTTGTATCATTGCCGGTGCCGGCGGTGCAGCACATTTGCCGGGCATGTTGGCCGCAAAAACAACCATTCCGGTGCTCGGCGTTCCCGTTCCTTCAAAATATTTAAAAGGAATGGATTCCTTACTATCGATCGTCCAGATGCCCAAAGGCGTTCCGGTTGCTACATTTGCGGTCGGTGAAGCGGGCGCAGCCAATGCCGGATTGTTTGCCGTGTCGATTATTGCAAGTCAGGATACAGTACTTGCTAAAAAGCTTTCGAATTTTAGGAATACTCAAAAAGAAAAAGTTTTAAATATGAAACTTCCGGAGATCAAATGA
- a CDS encoding 5-(carboxyamino)imidazole ribonucleotide synthase, with translation MILPGATLGMLGGGQLGRMFTVAARTMGYSVIVLDPDPKSPAGKIADNHLCADYHDHQALNEMSATCAAITTEFENVPADTLEMLSKTCFVRPSAHAVAVTQDRINEKNFLRTHQIPTNSFAPVHNENDLHDAFQKIGSPAILKRSRLGYDGKGQWRVTSLDQALDAFKAMNGVACILEEMLDFQTEVSVVLARSVSGIVSAYPTGENIHVNGILDTTIVPARVSADISERAQSIAKRVAEELQYNGVLAVEMFVMRDGRVLVNEIAPRPHNSGHYTLDACVTDQFEQQVRTLCGLEPGNMRLLSPVVMINLLGDVWGNSQPHWEKLLQHPQIKLHLYGKTEARPGRKMGHYNVLAENVNEALSIAREVFEQVKSK, from the coding sequence ATGATCCTTCCGGGAGCGACGCTTGGAATGTTGGGGGGAGGTCAATTGGGGCGCATGTTTACCGTCGCAGCGCGAACGATGGGATATAGTGTGATCGTACTGGATCCCGATCCGAAAAGTCCGGCAGGAAAAATTGCCGATAACCATCTCTGTGCCGATTACCATGATCATCAAGCGCTTAATGAAATGAGCGCGACGTGCGCCGCTATCACGACGGAATTTGAAAATGTTCCCGCGGACACGCTTGAGATGCTTTCGAAAACTTGTTTCGTTCGTCCATCGGCTCATGCTGTTGCCGTCACGCAAGATCGCATTAACGAAAAAAATTTTCTACGTACTCATCAAATTCCTACCAATTCATTTGCTCCTGTTCATAATGAAAATGACCTTCATGACGCCTTTCAAAAAATCGGTTCTCCTGCTATTTTAAAACGTAGCCGGCTCGGATATGATGGCAAAGGTCAATGGCGCGTGACGTCACTGGATCAGGCATTGGATGCTTTCAAAGCTATGAACGGCGTTGCGTGTATTCTCGAAGAAATGCTGGATTTTCAAACCGAAGTATCGGTTGTATTGGCACGCAGCGTCAGCGGCATTGTGTCGGCGTATCCGACCGGCGAAAACATTCACGTCAACGGCATTCTGGATACGACCATTGTACCTGCGCGTGTATCGGCGGACATCAGCGAACGGGCACAGTCGATTGCAAAACGCGTCGCGGAGGAACTTCAATACAACGGTGTGCTGGCTGTGGAAATGTTCGTCATGCGCGACGGACGCGTTTTAGTGAATGAAATTGCCCCGCGCCCGCACAATAGCGGCCACTACACGCTCGACGCGTGCGTAACGGATCAGTTCGAGCAGCAAGTTCGTACTCTGTGCGGACTAGAACCGGGCAACATGCGTCTGCTCTCACCGGTTGTGATGATCAATTTACTCGGTGATGTTTGGGGAAACTCCCAGCCACATTGGGAAAAACTGCTTCAACATCCTCAAATCAAACTGCATCTCTATGGAAAAACAGAAGCCCGGCCAGGACGGAAAATGGGACATTACAACGTTCTTGCTGAAAATGTGAACGAAGCTTTGTCGATTGCCCGCGAAGTTTTTGAACAAGTGAAATCAAAATAA